The region GAGATTTTAGTAGTTGGCTGTGGAAACGTCCTGTTCGAAGATGACGGATTTGGACCAGCAGTAATAGAGGCCTTAAATGAATATTTCAAGGATCATGAACTTCCAGAAAACGTAATGTTCATAGATGCAGGGACCAGCGCACCACATTTCATATTTTCTCTTCCTCATGAATCATGGAAGAAACTTATAGTGGTAGATATAGTTAATTCAGGAGTTAAACCCGGTACAGTACGACGATTCGAAGTCACAGAGATTCCAAGAGGATCTTATGAAGATGCCCACTCATGGTCAGTAGAAGAACCTTTACATGAGTTAAGTAAACAATGCGAAGTTTTCGTAATTGGATGCCAGCCAGAATCTGTCTCTGCCCCCGATGTAGTAATGGGGTTAACTAAAAGTGTGGAAGAAGCTATTCCCAAGGCCATTAAAATCATTTTAGATGAAATAGGGGTATAAGCTCATGTTAGCCCGAATTAAAGAAATATTAGGAATAGAAGCAAAGCCCGAAACAGGAGAAGTAGCTTCAGAAGAGGAGGTTGAAAAAGTGGCTGAAGAAAAACCTAGACCAAGAATTGGATACATCCACTTAAGCGGATGTACCGGAGATGTTATGTCGTTGAGTGAAAACTACGACATTTTAGCACCTTTACTCACCGAAATGGTGGAAATTGTATACGGACAAACCCTGGCAGATGTATGGTGGGATGATGAAAACCCAATGCCAGAAATGGACATAGCACTTGTTGAAGGATCTGTCTGTTTACAAGATGAACACAGTTTAAAAGAGATTAAAGAAGTACGTGAAAAAGCAGGATTAGTCGTTGCATTTGGTTCATGTGCTGCAACAGGATGTTTCACCAGATATTCCAGAGGTGGACAGCAAGCACAACCAGCTCACGAATCATTCGTGCCAGTAGCAGATGTTGTAAAAGTTGATTTAGCAATGCCAGGATGCCCGCCATCACCAGAAATAATTGCTAAAACAGTTGTAGCTGCAATCAACGGTGATATGGATTACCTACAACCAATGATAGATTTAGCAGGTACTACAGAAGGATGTGGATGCGATCTACAACTAAAAGTAGTTAACCAAGCACTATGTATTGGATGTGGAACCTGTGCAATGTCATGCCAGACACGTGCAGTCGAAATGTTAAACGGTAGACCAGAAGTTAACAGTGACCGATGTGTAAAATGTGGTGTATGCTACGTCCAGTGTCCAAGAAGCTGGTGGCCAATGGAAAGAATTAAAAAGGATACCGGATTATAGGAGGCTTGAAAATGGTATTAGGAACATATAAAGAAGCACTTTCTGCAAGAGCAACCGATAAACAGATCCAAAAGATTTCTCAAGACGGAGGAATAGTAACAGCACTCCTATCTTTCGCCCTTGATGAAAAAATGATTGACGGTGCAGTTGTAGCTGGTCCTGGAAAAGATATGTGGAAACCAGAACCACAAGTTGCAATGACATCTGAAGAAATCCTGGCTGCAGCAGGTACCAAGTACACATTCTCACCAAATGTCTGGACTTTAAAAGAAGCCGTAAGACAATATGGTCTTGAAAAAGTAGGTACAGTTGCAATTCCATGTCAAACCATGGGTATAAGGAAAATGCAGTCATATCCATTTGGTGTAAGATTTGTCGCAGACAAAATTGCATTACTCATAGGTATATACTGTATGGAAAACTTCCCATTCGCATCTCTACAAACATTCATTTCAGAGAAAATGGGAGTTAGCCCAGATCTAGTTGAAAAAATGGACATAGGAAAAGGAAAATTCTGGGTATACACAGCAGATGAAGAATTAAGTATACCACTTAAAGAAACACATGGATACGAACAAAGTGGATGTAATGTCTGCTTAGATTACGTTTCAGAGCTATCAGACCTTTCAACAGGTTCTGTAGGTTCACCAGATGGCTGGTCAACAGTACTCACCAGAACAGATTCCGGTGACTCACTGTTTAAACAAGCTGTCGATGCAGGTATAATCGAAACCAAATCCATGGCTGATGTAAAACCAGGTTTAGGTCTGCTTGAAAAGCTTGCAACTGATAAGAAAACTAAAAATCAGAAAACTATCGATGATAGAATAGCAATGGGATTACCAGTTCCATTCAAAGCAAGTAACGAAAAAGAAGACCCACTTTCAAACTACTAAGTTTGAAAAACAAGTAGGATAATTAAATCCTACTAAATTTTTTATTTTTTTATAAAAGTTATATTTTTATTATTTATAACAACATTTGAGGATTAAAATGGATATAATTATACTTTTAGGAGCAATACTTCTTGCTTATGGTGGAATGCTAATATTATACTATTATTTACGTTCAAAGGAAAGAAAAAAAGCCACTTCTGATTCAATGCTAAAAGGATTAACCAGCATGCGTCGTGGTAACCTGGATAAAGCACTTTTTTATTTTGATAAGGCTTATGAATATTCTATTGAGAACAATAGCAGGGAAGAGATGGCAGAGGCGCTTTACAGTATAGGGATTGTATATAAGGAAAAAGGCGAAAATGATAATGCCATGGAATATTTTAACAGTTCAATAGATGTATATAGAGAATTACAGGATAATGAAGGTTTAAAAAAAGTAATGCTCGCATCTCGTTCAATACGAAAAGTGGATAATTGATAACCGTCATTTCCATGTTTTGAACGCATAAATTTAGGGAGAGTTTATTGAAATGGAATCATTGAATCTAACTCTGGCCGAGTCTTTGATGATAATATCTCCAAAATCCAATGGAAATGAAATGATAAAAATTACATTAATGGATCTTCTACTAAAAAAAGCCCTTAAAATAGATATTTTGGAACAGGAATCTCGATTTTTAAAAAGACGTTACGATGCTATTGTTATTAGCAATGGTGAATCATCACACGATTTAGCGTTTAAACCGCATGAACAATTATTAATGGATTTAATTTTTAAATACGGCGAATTAGATCTAAAAGAATTTGCAAAAAAACTATATGGAACAATCAGAGCTTCAGATTATATGGATATGTACATAAGAGTCCCATTAGTCAATGAAGGCTATTTTGAAAGGCAAAGGAAGATGATATTGGCCCTTATACCTTATAATACTTATGTATTAACGGATAAAGGGGATGAATTAAAATCCAAGATAATGAATTTGCTGGATGAAGCAGAATATCTTGAAAAATGGATGAGGGAAGATTTACCTCATGCAAAAGCTTATTTATCAGTTATAGGATCCCATATTCTCCTCCTAAAGAATTACGATATAGGGGATATTAAAAGATTCAATAAAAAGCTATCATATATAAAACCAGAGTCCAATACAAATGATTATTACAGTTACTATCTTTACACAGTACCATTTACTTATTTAGATGATTTTGATAATCTTCAAAGTTTTGATTTTTTGGATATATCTTTACTTGATAATTTTGATTCATTTGACGATTTTTTCAGCGATTTTGATGCAGGTTCAGGTGATTCTGGTGGAGATGGGGGAGGAGACGGTGGAGGTGGAGACTAAATAATATTTTCTACTCGGTTATAACTCTGCATCCGTCACTTTCTACTATAACTGTATGTTCGGATTGAGCAACAACCGCATTACTCTTTTCTTTGAGCACATGATACGGATAAACTGCCCTTGAAGAAATTAGCATTCTCATTGCAGTATTTAAATGATGCTCGCTGAAACTGTCTTTCATCCATCTTAAAGTAAATGGTAAATTTTTGTAATCCTTTTTTATTATATTTAAAGCTCTTTTTGCATGAATTAGCCTCATTGGCCGATCTCTTAAGAATCGAAATATATGAACTTCATTTGTATCAGTAACCCTTCCAATACCATCAGTTGCAAAAGGTTCTATTGCTAAAACATCTCCTTCTTCCAGTTTATGAGGATTATTTTCTTTTATATTAGGCATTGAAAGTCCAGAATGAAGTATCCAGCGATCCATACTGTGTCCAGTTAAATTAGAAACAGAATTAAATCCTCTGTTGTTTATAGCATTTTCAACAGCTTCCCCAACTTTACCTACCTCAACACCAGCTTTTATCGCGCTTATTGCACTTTCAAGTCCTTCTCGTGATGCGTCTATCATGTTTTGGTGTTTTTCCATTAATTCTTCAGAAACACCATCTCCAACAATCACGCTTATGGCAGTATCTGCAATATAACCGTCTACATGGGCACCTAAATCAATTTTAACAAGATCTCCAGATTTAACGGTCTTTTCATCATTTATGGGGGATGTGTAATGTGCAGTAATCTCATTTATGGAAATATTGCATGGAAAAGCAGGAATGCCTCCCAGTTCTACAATTCCTCCTTCAATAAATTCTACAAGTTCAACTATTTTCATATCTTCTTGGACATGATTTACAGCATTTTCTCTGACTTTGGATACAATTTTTCCAGCTTTTTTGTACATATCAATCATATAATCACTTATAAACTTATTTTTAGAATAAATATGAAATTCAGCTAAAATTTCTATCTAAAATAATCATCAATATTCATATAAATGTAATGTTTTTAAAGATATATGACATTTTAGGTTCAAGTTTCTATTAGAATAATTAATATAATTTGAAAGACAAATATAAACAAAGATTTAATAAACCTTTCTAAAGAGAAAGGAGGCCAAAGAATTCATAATAATTCTAAAAATGATATTAGCTATATTTCAGCAGCATCATTTTCAGCTTTTTTACCTATTGGTGACGCATTTCAGATTTTTATAATCGTTGCAGCGATTATAATTGTTTTAATAGGTGTTTCTGCCATTCGTAAAAGAAGAAGAAGTACTGATCAATTGGATAGGAGAGCTTCAATTATAAGAAGAGAGTTCACAGCTATAAAACAAGAAAAATCTTATGAAGCTGAGGATTACTGGATAAAAAGCCGACTTGAAGATGATTCTAATGATTTAGAGGATATTATTATGGATAGAAAATAGATTTGTTTTCACATAATTTAAACTGTATTTAACTGAATTTAATTTTAAAGGTTTAAATTTGGATTTCCTTAAATTCTATTGGTCAATCAATACTCATTTAAACCTTTAAACTTCTATTTATATATAATTGGAATATAATATATTAATCCAGAATTAATAAAAAAGCCACTTTAAATAAATAATCTTAAATATTTGCTTAAACAATTAATAAAAAGGTGAAAAATATGGCTGACGTTGCAACTGCAATTTCACAAAATATTGTTTTGATAATTATGACAGTAATTGCGGCGATTGTTATCATTGTTGTTGTTACTGAATGGAAAAAGGTTAGAGAAACTCAAAATAATGTGGCACTCGTGGAAAAACAAGTAGAGCTTAAAAAGATATCTTTAGTAGAAAAAGACATTGATACAAAGCGTATGATGGAAAATGTAATTCCATTACCTAAAGAACAGCAAGAACAGCTTGCAAAAATAAGACAGGGAACATCTGATGTCATGCACAAAGTAGGGTATCTCCACAGCGAAATAAGCGAAAGAGTTGCCCATCTAGAAGCTAAAGCAGAATATGGAAAACTCCAAAAATTGATGAAAGACCTTGAAGAGAAAGAAAAAGAACTTGATAAAAAGATGGAAAAAAGCACAAGGAGGGTTTAATAAATGGGACCTCTTGAATTATTTGCAATCTTGGTATTAGCAGGTGCAATAATTGTTCTTTTGTACTATTACATTCAGGAGATGAAGGGAACTTCTTCAGGTGATGTAAAGTCCAGTATTTATGAAATGGGTAATAGAGTATCTGAAGGAATATCTCAAACTAGTGATAGAGTATCTGAAGGAATATCCCAAACAAGTAGTAATGTTTCTGGAGGAGAAGGAAGAATGTCTGGAGTAAGTGAAAAAGTATCTGAAATGGGCGAGAGACTAAGAGGAAAAGTAAGGGAAGTTCCTATAAGCACTGATGTTCTATCCTCAAGAATAGATGAATTTTTAAATGAACAAAGCGACCAGCTAATAAAAGACTGGGAATTGGCAACAAAAAACGATGTTGGACAGCTTGAAAAGAAATATAGCAAAGTTTCTAGGGATATAGATGACTTGGAGAGACGTTTCAACGAATATAGAGGCCATGCCAATAAAAAATTCGAAAATATTGAAAACAGACTAACTGCATTAGAAGGTGAAGAAGAGACAGAAACCGCGGAATAAACTCTATTTTATTCCTTTTTTTTCTACTAATAACTTTTTAGTGAATATTTACCATGTTTTTGGAATAATTAGGCTGTTAAAACGTGAATAATTTTAAATAACTTAATTTAATAATTATATTTAAAATATTAAGCAAAAATAAATTTTGATTTTTAATATTCCATGAAGAGAAACCTTTATATACTCTGAAGTATAAACCATGGTACTACAGCGGGGTGGGGTAGTCTGGTGATCCCGCGGGGCTCATAACCCCGAGAGCCCTAGTTCAAATCTAGGCCCCGCTACTTATTCTAATTTTACTATTTTTATTATTATTATTCAATATAAAAAATAAATAAAGCTTTATTTTAAAATTAGCTTATTAAAATATTATTAAAAATAAAACTAATGTTTGGGACGTTATTGCAGCGATTTTTTTCTAAATTTCACATCTATTTGAGAGTCAATTGTTATGTTTATTCTTTTCAAAATGAATTCACTCCTAATATTTGGTTTTGAGAGTTATTTTATATAGAATTATTACTTTTTAATATATTTATAAGAATATTTACAGTTTTTGTAATAATATGTAGTATTAATTTTGATTAATTTTTTTGAAGATTAATCAATGGTTTTAGAAATCTATTTCGTTATTTGTTCAATTATTTCATTTATTTTTTTAATATAATAATTTTAAGGGGATTAATATTTTTTTAAAATATTAATTAGGGGATTATTTGATTTTAGGTCTTTTATGTTTCTTATTATAACTTAGAGATAGTTAATAATTGTTCATGTTTGCTTTCGAGGGTTTAGTGATCTTTAGTAGTTAATATTAATATATTGGACTTATTCTCCTAAATTGTATTAATTTTAATCTTTTTTTATTACAAAAACGTTCAATTTGGCTCCAAAAATAATAATAATAATAATAATTAATAACATAGTATTAAATATCAGTACTTTTCAAATCATTAGTTACCTAATAAAGGAGGTGAAAAAATTAGAAAACTAGCGATTCTAGCGATTACGATGGCTTTTCTAATTCTAGGCACATTAAGTGCATCATATGCAACTAATATAACTGGTACTTGGAGTGGTTCAGGCACATCATACAGTTCTACTGCAGGTCCTGTTAAAGTAACTGCTAGTACAACTACATCTGGAGATGCTGGATGGGGTACGGCATCAAGTAATACACTTAATGCAGATGGTACTATGTTCAGCAATGCATCTGCAGCATCTCATGCATCTTTACTTGCAACATACGCATGGGACACAACTCCTACATCTGGATCTGATATAGATCTTCCCGGAGATGATAAAGGAACAGGTACAACTACTTTCACATTCAGCAGACCTGTAAATAACCCTATTCTTCACATAGATCGACTAGGTGGTAATGATGGAGGTATAGCTAACGGAGCTAATTTTACTTTAACTAATTCTGGGCTGACTTTAACAAAACTAGCAGGTGTAGATCATTTAAATGTGGATTCTTATAATATATGGAGAACTCCAGAAGTAAGTACTTCTGGTGGTGAGGCTAGTTGGAATTCTGGCAGCGGTACTGCAGCTGGAAGTGTACAAATTAATGGAAATGGAATAACCAGCGTCACTTTCACATGGACAGGTATTGGTATGGAAGGTACTGGTGGTGATGCTATTGAATTACTATGGGAAATTGAAGCTCCTGTTGATTTAGCTATAACAAAAACAGACAGTTCTGATCAAGTGGTTGCTGGTCAAGCTTTGACTTACACAATCACTGTGAGGAACGATGGTCCTTCTACTATTCTGGATACTGACACTTTCACTGTGACTGATACATTGCCTAGCGGTTTTACTGCGTCTAGTTTTATGCCTAGTGTTGGTTCTTATAATTCAGCTACTGGTGCTTGGACTGGTGTGACCTTAGCTAGTGGAGGAAGTGTGACTTTAACCATAGTGGGTACTGTCAGTCCTACTGCAACTGGAACTTTAACTAACATTGCTACTGTAACACCACCTACTGGTGTAACAGACACTAATAATGCAAACGATCAAACTCCACCAACAATTACAACTGTTGATGGACTTCCAGTGGCGAATAACGATATTAAAACAACTCCTGAAGATACTCCATTAAACGACAGCTTACCTATTTCAGATCATGATGGACCTGTTACGGTTGTTAATTTCACTGTAAATGGAACAACTGCTTCAGCAGGGGGCACTGTAAATATTCCGGGGGTGGGAACCATTAAAATAAATGCAGAAGGTACATACACATTTACTCCTTTTGCTAACTATAATGGCTCAGTTCCTGTAATTAATTACACAATACATGATGGAACAGGGAATACTGCCAGTGCTACTTTAATCATTACGGTTACTCCGGTGAATGATGTTCCTGTGGCTCGTGATGACGCTGTATCTGTTGATGAGGGTGGTTCTTTGTATGGTGTTGTTGTTGGTAACGATATTTCGTCTGGTGATGGTGGTAACGTTTGGAATATGGTAACTGGACCTGTTAATGGTTCTTTGACTTTGAATCCAGACGGTACTTACACTTATGTGCCTAATACGAATTATAGCGGGCCTGATAGTTTCACTTACAGTATAACTGATGCTGATGGTGATGTTAGTACTGCTACTGTGACTCTCACTGTAAATAGTGTGGATTCAGGACTTTTGCAGGTTACTGCACAACCCACTAAAGTGAATGCTAAGACAATACCGATGCAACACACAGGTGTACCATTTGCCATGTTAATAATGGCTTTCATTATGGTATTCGGTGGATTTTTTGTATCTAAAATAAAATAAATTGTTTTAAACCCCATTTAGGGGTATTTTTTATTTTTTAAAATTAATAGTATATTTTTACAAAAATGAAAGGTTTATAAAATTTTAAACAATATGTTTTTTAGGTAAAACTTCCAAAAAACACATAAATAATGGGGAGTATTATAAATTGCAAAACTTTAAATCTAAATAATCTAATACTAATATTTTATATTAGATTTTGGGGCAAGCCGAAGGGCAGCTACCGGTTTATTGCAATGCAATTTAAACTGAGGAAACTCCATCCATCGTACAGAACCGTGGTGTCGTGAGGCATATGTTGAGAGGCATGACTCTGGAGCAGAAACGAAACGTCTTTTAGGTAGATGAAAATGATGCGCAAGCTGAAGATATTAAAAGGAACGGTGAAACGGCCACTTCGCGGGATGCAAGGGTAAATACTGCTGGTGAACACTGTATGAGGCAGAGGTAACTCGCATAGATGAATGCTGCTTGAACAGGAGGTGGGTTACTCTCGGCATGCCCCAATCACTCAAATTCTTTGAATTTGGTGCCCCAAACACGTAGTGTTTGAGGGCTTTAAAAAGTTTTTTATATTTGCTTATTTTTCTAAATATAAATCCTTAATCTACATCATCATGCATCAAATTATCTTTAGTGTTATAAACTATGTTTAAATGCACTACACATATGATAAAAAATGAGTTAAATGATCCAACTATGATTATATTTAATCATTATTTCAATTTAAACGATCAATTTTTCATTTAGATTTTCGCTTAAACCATTAAAAAAAATTATATTAAATTTGATAAATACATTCAAAAAAAGAGAAATAAGGGGGGTTTTTAGTGTTTTATAGCATCTTTTACCTTGTCAAAAAAGCCTTTATCTTCTATGTAGATTTCTTTTCCACTTATTTCTGCAAATTCTTTTAAAATCTCTTTTTGTTGGGAATTCAGTTTTTTAGGTACCACTACTTTAACTTTAACATAGAGATTTCCGTACCCTTCCCAACGTAAATGAGGCATTCCTTTGCCTTTAACACGGAAAGATGTGCCTGATTGTGTTCCATTAGGAATCTTAAGGCTTACAATTTCATCGCTTAGAGTAGGAATATCCACTTCATCACCAAGGGATGCTTGAACAAAGCTAATAGACTTTTCATAGATTAAATCAGAGCCATGACGTTCAAATAAACTGTGAGATTTAACTGATATTAAAATATAGAGGTCACCAGGCGGTCCTCCTCTTTTACCCACATCTCCTTCGCCTGGAACTCTAAGACGTGAACCATCTTCAACCCCTGGCGGAACATTAATATGAATGGTACTTGTTTCTCTTACAATTCCTTTACCGCGACATTCATGACATGGAGTATCAATAATTACTCCTTCACCATGACACGCTCTGCATGGTCCAATATTAACAAATTGACCGAATGGGGTTTGATTTACATGTTGAACCTGCCCTGTTCCTCCGCACTGTTCACATTTATGTGTTTCTGTTCCGGGTTCGGCTTTTGAACCTCCACAAGTGGGACAAGTCTTTTTGTGAGGCACATTTATGTCTCTTTCAAGTCCGAATGCAGCTTCTTCAAGGGTAATTTTAAGATCGTAATATACATCAGCTCCCTGTTCTGCCCGGCTTCTTCTCCTGCCTCCACCAAATCCGAACATATCGAATATGTCTCCAAAATCGAATCCAAATCCTTTAAATATGTCATCAAAATTTGCATTTCTGAATATGTCTTCTGTGGAGTATCCTCCCATTCCAGAGTGTCCAAATTGGTCATATGTATGTCTTTTATCTTCATCTGAAAGAACAGCGTATGCTTCGCTTATTTCTTTGAATTTTTCTGCAGATTCAGGTTCGTCATTTACATCAGGGTGATGTTTCATTGCTAATTTACGGTACGCCTTTTTGATTTCTTTTTTATCTGCGCCCTTTTCTACTCCAAGGACTTCATAGTAATCACGCTTGTCTGCCATATAACTTTACCCTCACTTAATTTAAAAAACAAGTTAATTTAATAAAATTAATGATTTAGAGGAAATTTCCTCTAATCTTAAGTAGTAAATAGGATTTTTTACTATTTATCTTTATTTGCAGATTATGAAATTATTTTTTAACTTCATAATCAGCATCAATAGTGTCATCATCCTTACCAGAATCCTTTCCTTGAGCGTCCTGTGCACCTTCTCCAGATTGTTGTTGAGCTTGTTGTGCCTGTTGAGCTTCCTGGTAGATTTTAGCACCTACTTCTTGAACAATTTTAGTTAATTCATCAGTTTTAGCTTTAATTGTTGCTATATCATCACCAGTGATAAGTTCTCGAAGTTCTTTAACTAACTCTTCGATTTTAGTTTTCTGTTCTTGATCAACTTTGTCACCAAGCTCTTCAATGGTTTTTTCTGAGGTGTAAATCATTGAATCTGCATTATTTCTAACTTCAATTTCCTCTTGTTTCTTCTGGTCATCTTCAGCATGCATTTCTGCTTCTTTAACTTTCTGGTCGATTTCATCTTTGGATAATTTAGTTGATGCAGTTATTGTGATTGCTTGTTCTTTTCCTGTTCCCATATCTTTAGCTGAAACGTTCATGATACCGTTGGCGTCAATATCGAATGTTACTTCAATTTGTGGTATTCCTCTTGGTGCTGGAGGTATTCCTACTAACTGG is a window of Methanobacterium sp. DNA encoding:
- the frhD gene encoding coenzyme F420-reducing hydrogenase, FrhD protein; amino-acid sequence: MPYEAEILVVGCGNVLFEDDGFGPAVIEALNEYFKDHELPENVMFIDAGTSAPHFIFSLPHESWKKLIVVDIVNSGVKPGTVRRFEVTEIPRGSYEDAHSWSVEEPLHELSKQCEVFVIGCQPESVSAPDVVMGLTKSVEEAIPKAIKIILDEIGV
- the frhG gene encoding coenzyme F420 hydrogenase subunit gamma, translated to MLARIKEILGIEAKPETGEVASEEEVEKVAEEKPRPRIGYIHLSGCTGDVMSLSENYDILAPLLTEMVEIVYGQTLADVWWDDENPMPEMDIALVEGSVCLQDEHSLKEIKEVREKAGLVVAFGSCAATGCFTRYSRGGQQAQPAHESFVPVADVVKVDLAMPGCPPSPEIIAKTVVAAINGDMDYLQPMIDLAGTTEGCGCDLQLKVVNQALCIGCGTCAMSCQTRAVEMLNGRPEVNSDRCVKCGVCYVQCPRSWWPMERIKKDTGL
- the frhB gene encoding coenzyme F420 hydrogenase subunit beta, translating into MVLGTYKEALSARATDKQIQKISQDGGIVTALLSFALDEKMIDGAVVAGPGKDMWKPEPQVAMTSEEILAAAGTKYTFSPNVWTLKEAVRQYGLEKVGTVAIPCQTMGIRKMQSYPFGVRFVADKIALLIGIYCMENFPFASLQTFISEKMGVSPDLVEKMDIGKGKFWVYTADEELSIPLKETHGYEQSGCNVCLDYVSELSDLSTGSVGSPDGWSTVLTRTDSGDSLFKQAVDAGIIETKSMADVKPGLGLLEKLATDKKTKNQKTIDDRIAMGLPVPFKASNEKEDPLSNY
- a CDS encoding tetratricopeptide repeat protein, which translates into the protein MDIIILLGAILLAYGGMLILYYYLRSKERKKATSDSMLKGLTSMRRGNLDKALFYFDKAYEYSIENNSREEMAEALYSIGIVYKEKGENDNAMEYFNSSIDVYRELQDNEGLKKVMLASRSIRKVDN
- a CDS encoding type II methionyl aminopeptidase, yielding MIDMYKKAGKIVSKVRENAVNHVQEDMKIVELVEFIEGGIVELGGIPAFPCNISINEITAHYTSPINDEKTVKSGDLVKIDLGAHVDGYIADTAISVIVGDGVSEELMEKHQNMIDASREGLESAISAIKAGVEVGKVGEAVENAINNRGFNSVSNLTGHSMDRWILHSGLSMPNIKENNPHKLEEGDVLAIEPFATDGIGRVTDTNEVHIFRFLRDRPMRLIHAKRALNIIKKDYKNLPFTLRWMKDSFSEHHLNTAMRMLISSRAVYPYHVLKEKSNAVVAQSEHTVIVESDGCRVITE
- a CDS encoding tandem-95 repeat protein, which translates into the protein MAFLILGTLSASYATNITGTWSGSGTSYSSTAGPVKVTASTTTSGDAGWGTASSNTLNADGTMFSNASAASHASLLATYAWDTTPTSGSDIDLPGDDKGTGTTTFTFSRPVNNPILHIDRLGGNDGGIANGANFTLTNSGLTLTKLAGVDHLNVDSYNIWRTPEVSTSGGEASWNSGSGTAAGSVQINGNGITSVTFTWTGIGMEGTGGDAIELLWEIEAPVDLAITKTDSSDQVVAGQALTYTITVRNDGPSTILDTDTFTVTDTLPSGFTASSFMPSVGSYNSATGAWTGVTLASGGSVTLTIVGTVSPTATGTLTNIATVTPPTGVTDTNNANDQTPPTITTVDGLPVANNDIKTTPEDTPLNDSLPISDHDGPVTVVNFTVNGTTASAGGTVNIPGVGTIKINAEGTYTFTPFANYNGSVPVINYTIHDGTGNTASATLIITVTPVNDVPVARDDAVSVDEGGSLYGVVVGNDISSGDGGNVWNMVTGPVNGSLTLNPDGTYTYVPNTNYSGPDSFTYSITDADGDVSTATVTLTVNSVDSGLLQVTAQPTKVNAKTIPMQHTGVPFAMLIMAFIMVFGGFFVSKIK
- the dnaJ gene encoding molecular chaperone DnaJ gives rise to the protein MADKRDYYEVLGVEKGADKKEIKKAYRKLAMKHHPDVNDEPESAEKFKEISEAYAVLSDEDKRHTYDQFGHSGMGGYSTEDIFRNANFDDIFKGFGFDFGDIFDMFGFGGGRRRSRAEQGADVYYDLKITLEEAAFGLERDINVPHKKTCPTCGGSKAEPGTETHKCEQCGGTGQVQHVNQTPFGQFVNIGPCRACHGEGVIIDTPCHECRGKGIVRETSTIHINVPPGVEDGSRLRVPGEGDVGKRGGPPGDLYILISVKSHSLFERHGSDLIYEKSISFVQASLGDEVDIPTLSDEIVSLKIPNGTQSGTSFRVKGKGMPHLRWEGYGNLYVKVKVVVPKKLNSQQKEILKEFAEISGKEIYIEDKGFFDKVKDAIKH